From a region of the Streptomyces tirandamycinicus genome:
- the pruA gene encoding L-glutamate gamma-semialdehyde dehydrogenase, translating into MDAVTQVPTPVNEPVHGYAPGSAERARLEAKLKELAENPIDLPMTIGGEKRMGGGDEFKVVQPHNHQAVIGTFRGATRQDAQDAVDAALAAAPAWRAMSFDDRAAIILRAAELLSGPWRETLAASTMLGQSKTAQQAEIDTPCELVDFWRFNVAYARRILAEQPPANSPGVWNRLDHRPLEGFVYAITPFNFTAIAGNLPTAPALMGNVVVWKPSPTQTHSAVLLMELLEEAGLPKGVINLVTGDGIAVSEVALHHPDLAGIHFTGSTRTFQHLWKTVGNNIEKYRSYPRIVGETGGKDFVVAHPSADRAILKTALTRGAFEFQGQKCSATSRAYIPASIWNSGFKEEFAAEVDGIRMGDVTDLTNFIGAVIDERAFAKNKAAIDRAKEDPTCTIVAGGSYDDSQGWFVRPTVVECTDPANEVFTTEYFGPFLAVHVYQDDAYEEMLEQMESVSAYALTGSVVSGDRAATAYTMDKLRYAAGNFYINDKSTGAVVGQQPFGGGRASGTNDKAGAPQNLMRWTLTRAIKETLVPPTEYGYPHMG; encoded by the coding sequence ATGGACGCTGTGACCCAGGTCCCCACCCCCGTCAACGAGCCGGTGCACGGCTACGCTCCCGGTTCGGCCGAGCGCGCGCGGCTGGAGGCCAAGCTCAAGGAGCTGGCCGAGAACCCCATCGACCTGCCGATGACCATCGGCGGTGAGAAGCGCATGGGCGGCGGCGACGAGTTCAAGGTCGTCCAGCCGCACAACCACCAGGCCGTCATCGGCACCTTCCGGGGCGCCACCCGGCAGGACGCCCAGGACGCGGTCGACGCGGCCCTCGCCGCCGCCCCGGCGTGGCGCGCGATGTCGTTCGACGACCGCGCCGCCATCATCCTGCGTGCCGCCGAACTGCTCTCCGGCCCCTGGCGCGAGACCCTGGCCGCCTCCACGATGCTGGGCCAGTCGAAGACCGCGCAGCAGGCCGAGATCGACACGCCCTGCGAGCTCGTCGACTTCTGGCGGTTCAACGTCGCCTACGCCCGCCGGATCCTGGCCGAGCAGCCGCCGGCCAACTCCCCCGGCGTGTGGAACCGGCTCGACCACCGCCCGCTCGAGGGCTTCGTCTACGCGATCACGCCGTTCAACTTCACGGCCATCGCCGGCAACCTGCCCACCGCCCCGGCCCTGATGGGCAACGTGGTGGTCTGGAAGCCGTCCCCGACCCAGACCCACTCCGCCGTGCTCCTCATGGAGCTGCTGGAGGAGGCCGGGCTGCCCAAGGGCGTCATCAACCTGGTCACGGGCGACGGCATCGCCGTCTCCGAGGTCGCGCTGCACCACCCCGACCTGGCCGGTATCCACTTCACCGGTTCGACCAGGACCTTCCAGCACCTGTGGAAGACGGTCGGCAACAACATCGAGAAGTACCGCTCCTACCCGCGGATCGTCGGCGAGACGGGCGGAAAGGACTTCGTCGTCGCCCACCCGAGCGCCGACCGGGCGATCCTGAAGACCGCCCTGACCCGAGGCGCCTTCGAGTTCCAGGGCCAGAAGTGCTCCGCGACCTCCCGCGCGTACATCCCGGCCTCCATCTGGAACTCCGGCTTCAAGGAGGAGTTCGCGGCCGAGGTCGACGGCATCAGGATGGGCGACGTCACCGACCTGACGAACTTCATCGGCGCCGTCATCGACGAGCGCGCGTTCGCCAAGAACAAGGCCGCGATCGACCGCGCCAAGGAGGACCCGACCTGCACGATCGTCGCCGGCGGCAGCTACGACGACTCCCAGGGCTGGTTCGTCCGCCCCACCGTCGTCGAGTGCACGGACCCCGCGAACGAGGTCTTCACCACCGAGTACTTCGGCCCGTTCCTCGCGGTGCACGTCTACCAGGACGACGCCTACGAGGAGATGCTGGAGCAGATGGAGTCGGTGTCGGCGTACGCGCTGACCGGCTCGGTCGTCTCCGGTGACCGTGCGGCGACCGCGTACACGATGGACAAGCTCCGCTACGCGGCGGGCAACTTCTACATCAACGACAAGTCGACCGGCGCCGTCGTCGGCCAGCAGCCCTTCGGCGGCGGCCGCGCCTCCGGCACCAACGACAAGGCCGGTGCCCCGCAGAACCTGATGCGCTGGACCCTGACCCGCGCGATCAAGGAGACGCTGGTCCCGCCGACCGAGTACGGCTACCCGCACATGGGCTGA
- a CDS encoding GNAT family N-acetyltransferase has translation MTDNTTGSLRTAHTYQLSEAALAEIRALLDAAFDGDFDDDDWSHGLGGIHAFIRDRDGLAAHGSVIMRRVVHGRRSYRVGYVEAVAVRADRRRQGLGGRVTGALERVIDGAYELGALSASDDGAELYRSRGWRQWRGRVEVLGPDGVVPLPGEEDSTFLRQPPGRSLPDPAAASLLFDWRDGDVL, from the coding sequence ATGACGGACAACACGACCGGGTCGCTGCGCACGGCCCACACCTACCAGCTGTCCGAAGCCGCCCTCGCCGAGATCCGCGCCCTGCTCGACGCCGCCTTCGACGGCGACTTCGACGACGACGACTGGTCCCACGGGCTCGGCGGCATCCACGCCTTCATCCGCGACCGGGACGGCCTGGCCGCCCACGGCAGCGTGATCATGCGCCGGGTGGTGCACGGGCGGCGCTCCTACCGCGTCGGCTACGTCGAGGCGGTGGCCGTCCGGGCCGACCGCCGGCGCCAAGGGCTGGGCGGGCGGGTGACGGGCGCTCTGGAGCGGGTGATCGACGGCGCGTACGAGCTCGGCGCGCTGTCGGCGTCCGACGACGGCGCGGAGCTGTACCGCAGCCGCGGCTGGCGGCAGTGGCGCGGCAGGGTCGAGGTCCTCGGCCCCGACGGCGTCGTCCCCCTCCCGGGCGAGGAGGACTCGACCTTCCTCCGGCAGCCCCCCGGACGGTCCCTGCCGGACCCCGCGGCGGCCTCCCTGCTCTTCGACTGGCGCGACGGCGACGTGCTCTGA
- a CDS encoding 3-isopropylmalate dehydrogenase, producing the protein MSRSLNLAVIPGDGIGQEVVAQGLKVLSAVLPQDVKLETREYDLGAKRWHRTGETLPEAELDALRHHDAILLGAIGDPSVPAGVLERGLLLKLRFAFDHYVNLRPSKLFPNTATPLAGRPEIDFVVVREGTEGPYTGNGGSLRTGTPAEVATEVSVNTAYGVERVVRDAFARADARPRRKLTLVHKNNVLVHAGHMWKRIFDKVAEEYPAVTTDYLHVDAATIFFVTQPERFDVIVTDNLFGDILTDLAAAVTGGIGLAASGNINPTGEFPSMFEPVHGSAPDIAGTGKADPTATVLSVALLLRHLGHEAEAVRVEEAVAADLAARGESRPGPEGSAGGSLRTTDEIGDALAVRVAG; encoded by the coding sequence ATGTCTCGCAGCCTCAATCTCGCAGTGATCCCCGGCGACGGCATCGGCCAGGAGGTCGTGGCCCAGGGCCTCAAGGTCCTCTCGGCCGTGCTTCCCCAGGACGTGAAGCTGGAGACCCGGGAGTACGACCTCGGCGCCAAGCGCTGGCACCGCACCGGCGAGACCCTCCCGGAGGCGGAACTCGACGCCCTCAGGCACCACGACGCGATCCTCCTCGGTGCGATCGGCGACCCCTCCGTACCGGCCGGCGTCCTGGAGCGAGGGCTGCTGCTCAAGCTGCGGTTCGCCTTCGACCACTACGTCAACCTGCGTCCCTCGAAGCTCTTCCCGAACACGGCGACGCCGCTGGCCGGCCGCCCCGAGATCGACTTCGTGGTGGTCCGCGAGGGCACCGAGGGCCCGTACACCGGCAACGGCGGTTCCCTGCGCACCGGTACGCCCGCGGAGGTCGCCACCGAGGTGAGCGTCAACACGGCGTACGGCGTCGAGCGGGTCGTCAGGGACGCGTTCGCGCGGGCCGACGCCCGCCCCCGCAGGAAGCTGACGCTGGTTCACAAGAACAACGTCCTCGTCCACGCGGGCCACATGTGGAAGAGGATCTTCGACAAGGTCGCCGAGGAGTACCCCGCGGTCACCACCGACTATCTGCACGTCGACGCCGCGACGATCTTCTTCGTCACCCAGCCCGAGCGTTTCGACGTCATCGTCACCGACAACCTCTTCGGTGACATCCTCACGGATCTCGCCGCGGCCGTGACCGGCGGCATCGGCCTGGCCGCCTCCGGGAACATCAACCCGACGGGTGAATTCCCGTCGATGTTCGAGCCCGTCCACGGTTCCGCTCCCGACATCGCGGGCACCGGCAAGGCCGACCCCACGGCCACGGTCCTGTCCGTCGCCCTCCTGCTGCGCCACCTCGGTCACGAGGCCGAGGCCGTCCGTGTCGAGGAGGCCGTCGCCGCCGACCTGGCGGCCCGTGGGGAGTCCCGCCCCGGCCCGGAGGGCTCAGCGGGAGGCAGTCTCCGCACCACCGACGAGATCGGCGACGCGCTCGCGGTACGAGTAGCGGGCTGA
- a CDS encoding branched-chain amino acid aminotransferase, producing MTTPSIELKPSSTPLSDAEREAILANPGFGRHFTDHMVTIKWTEGRGWHDAQLTPYAQLSIDPANMTLHYAQEIFEGLKAYRRPDGSVATFRPDANARRFQLSARRLAMPELPVETFIAACDALVQQDKAWVPEHGGEGSLYLRPFMFANEVGLGVRPANEYLFIVIASPAGPYFPGGVKPVSVWLSENYVRAVPGGMGFAKTGGNYAASLLAQAEAAAKGCDQVVWLDALEHRTVEEMGGMNLYFVYGDRIVTPELTGSLLAGITRDSLLTLARDLGYESEEGTITTDQWKRDTENGTLTEVFACGTAAAITPVGTVKSTGGEWTQSNGEPGKVTMELRRALLDIQTGTAEDRHGWMHELG from the coding sequence ATGACGACGCCCTCGATCGAGCTCAAGCCCTCCTCGACCCCCCTGTCCGACGCGGAGCGCGAGGCGATCCTGGCCAACCCGGGATTCGGCCGCCACTTCACCGATCACATGGTGACGATCAAGTGGACGGAGGGCCGGGGCTGGCACGACGCCCAGCTGACGCCCTACGCGCAGCTGTCGATCGACCCGGCCAACATGACCCTGCACTACGCGCAGGAGATCTTCGAGGGGCTGAAGGCCTACCGCAGGCCCGACGGTTCGGTCGCCACCTTCCGGCCCGACGCGAACGCCCGGCGCTTCCAGCTGTCCGCCCGCCGCCTGGCCATGCCGGAACTGCCGGTCGAGACCTTCATCGCGGCCTGCGACGCCCTGGTCCAGCAGGACAAGGCATGGGTCCCGGAGCACGGCGGCGAGGGCTCCCTCTACCTGCGTCCGTTCATGTTCGCCAACGAGGTCGGCCTGGGCGTCCGCCCGGCCAACGAGTACCTGTTCATCGTCATCGCCTCGCCGGCCGGCCCGTACTTCCCCGGCGGCGTCAAGCCCGTCTCCGTCTGGCTGTCGGAGAACTACGTCCGCGCCGTCCCCGGCGGCATGGGCTTCGCCAAGACCGGCGGCAACTACGCGGCCTCCCTCCTCGCCCAGGCCGAGGCCGCGGCGAAGGGCTGCGACCAGGTCGTCTGGCTCGACGCCCTGGAGCACCGGACCGTCGAGGAGATGGGCGGCATGAACCTGTACTTCGTGTACGGGGACAGGATCGTCACGCCCGAACTCACCGGCTCGCTGCTCGCCGGGATCACCCGCGACTCGCTGCTCACCCTCGCCCGGGACCTCGGCTATGAGTCCGAGGAGGGCACCATCACCACCGACCAGTGGAAGCGGGACACCGAGAACGGCACCCTCACCGAGGTCTTCGCCTGCGGCACCGCCGCCGCCATCACGCCCGTGGGCACCGTCAAGTCCACCGGTGGCGAGTGGACCCAGTCGAACGGCGAGCCGGGCAAGGTCACGATGGAGCTCCGCAGGGCCCTTCTGGACATCCAGACCGGCACGGCCGAGGACCGGCACGGCTGGATGCACGAGCTCGGCTGA